One Cohnella candidum genomic region harbors:
- a CDS encoding Gfo/Idh/MocA family protein: MLKKVRLGLIGLGGMASVHTEQILKLEEVSLAAICDNDASKVSQWGERLGIDESMRYTDPERLIADSDVDAVLSITPNHVHYDIIRLCLIHGKPIMTEKPFTRTYEEAKALMELAAQHDTPCMVGFSYRYVPSFRMARDLIRNGSIGAVRHVSIQYLQQWGGPLFETPMNWRMDPAVTGTGVLGDLGSHMVDAARFLVGEPVELSSLMSSLITEREDPATGRPVPVDIDDFAAFVAVLEPGIPAVFQTSRNAFGCQNGFEISVFGDTGTLHMNWDDGDFLTWVHRNEERSEVRERIAVPDRYKLKQMQDFVDLVRGTVREETALLRDGYRNQRVLEAVVRASRERRAVAIGEIEAAEGADQ, from the coding sequence ATGTTGAAAAAGGTACGGCTCGGTCTGATCGGATTGGGCGGTATGGCTTCCGTCCACACCGAGCAGATTCTGAAACTGGAAGAGGTCAGCCTTGCGGCGATTTGCGACAACGATGCCTCCAAGGTCTCGCAATGGGGCGAGCGCCTTGGGATTGATGAATCCATGCGGTACACCGACCCTGAAAGGCTGATCGCGGATTCGGACGTCGATGCGGTGCTGTCCATCACGCCGAACCATGTCCATTACGACATCATCCGGCTCTGCCTGATCCACGGCAAGCCGATCATGACGGAGAAGCCGTTCACCCGGACGTACGAGGAAGCGAAGGCGCTGATGGAGCTGGCCGCTCAGCATGATACTCCTTGCATGGTCGGCTTCTCTTACCGGTACGTTCCTTCGTTCCGCATGGCTCGTGACTTGATCCGGAACGGAAGCATCGGCGCGGTGCGCCATGTCTCCATACAATATTTACAGCAATGGGGCGGGCCGTTGTTCGAGACGCCGATGAACTGGCGGATGGACCCGGCTGTCACCGGAACGGGAGTGCTCGGCGATCTCGGCTCGCATATGGTCGACGCGGCCCGGTTTCTCGTCGGCGAGCCGGTCGAGCTCTCCTCGCTGATGAGCTCGCTCATTACCGAGCGCGAAGATCCGGCCACGGGCCGGCCGGTTCCCGTGGACATCGACGATTTCGCCGCGTTCGTCGCGGTGCTGGAGCCGGGCATTCCGGCCGTCTTCCAGACGTCCCGGAACGCGTTCGGCTGCCAGAACGGCTTCGAGATTTCCGTTTTCGGGGACACGGGTACGCTGCATATGAATTGGGACGATGGCGACTTCCTTACTTGGGTGCATCGGAACGAAGAACGCAGCGAGGTCCGCGAGCGAATCGCCGTGCCGGATCGCTATAAGCTGAAGCAAATGCAGGATTTCGTCGATCTGGTGCGGGGAACGGTGCGCGAGGAAACGGCCCTGTTGCGGGACGGTTACCGGAATCAGCGGGTGCTGGAAGCGGTCGTGCGGGCTTCCCGGGAGCGCCGGGCGGTCGCGATCGGCGAAATCGAAGCCGCGGAGGGGGCGGACCAATGA
- a CDS encoding ThuA domain-containing protein: MMGRASTRVTIWNEYRHEKDNPDVAKVYPDGIHEALRQGLAPYGFDLETATLDEPEHGLAEAVLDRTDVLIWWGHRAHDEVDDRIVERVQERVLQGMGLIVLHSGHYSKIFKKLMGTSCALKWREADEKERLWVVKPTHPIAAGLPEYFELEKEEMYGEFFDVPDPDELVLVSWFEGGEVFRSGCAYHRGHGKIFYFRPGHETYPTYYREPVLRVIANSIGWASDARGAAPWYGNAAPLETIRHKDV, from the coding sequence ATGATGGGGCGCGCCTCGACAAGAGTGACGATATGGAACGAATACCGCCACGAGAAAGACAATCCGGACGTCGCCAAAGTGTATCCGGACGGCATTCACGAAGCGCTGCGTCAAGGGTTGGCCCCTTATGGCTTCGATTTGGAGACGGCCACGCTGGACGAACCGGAGCACGGGTTAGCGGAAGCAGTGCTCGACCGCACGGACGTGCTGATCTGGTGGGGACACCGGGCGCACGACGAAGTGGACGACCGGATCGTCGAACGGGTACAGGAGCGGGTGCTGCAAGGCATGGGACTGATCGTGCTGCACTCCGGCCATTATTCGAAAATTTTCAAAAAGCTTATGGGCACGTCTTGCGCGCTGAAGTGGCGGGAGGCGGACGAGAAGGAACGGCTCTGGGTCGTCAAACCGACGCATCCGATAGCGGCGGGGCTGCCGGAATATTTCGAACTGGAGAAGGAAGAGATGTACGGCGAATTCTTCGACGTGCCCGACCCGGACGAGCTGGTTTTGGTCAGCTGGTTCGAGGGCGGCGAGGTGTTCCGAAGCGGCTGTGCCTATCACAGAGGACACGGCAAAATCTTCTACTTCCGCCCCGGGCACGAAACCTACCCGACCTATTACCGCGAACCTGTTCTTCGCGTTATCGCCAACTCGATCGGTTGGGCGTCGGACGCGAGGGGAGCCGCTCCGTGGTACGGCAACGCCGCTCCGCTTGAAACGATTCGGCATAAGGACGTTTAA
- a CDS encoding MATE family efflux transporter: MNPQLAKARTLGLLDKHLSGASMDYRKVIALFFPILIDQAFIVGLNLVNTSMISSSGVAAISAVSMIDSINVFLINVFVAVATGGTVVVAQYKGSGNDAMVSRAAAGAVASVSALALGIGLLLAMFHAPVLSVLFGSASPDVISNAKVYLIGSSTSYLGIGIVQAVSGAMRGIGKSRVSLALSLIMNLLYVLLNVVFVQMLHMGVFGMAIAINIARYAGALCAIYYVLRMDVALHLRLKELFYVPLSMFKKIMTIGLPFAAEQMFFNGGKMLTQVFIVGLGTNAIATNAIGGTIALVYQIPAGAMSLAIVTVVGQCIGGRNIEDARKFIRSFLWIASFSFVLMTAILMPLFHPLAGIFHPPAEIVDDIFWLTLMNAVAQIPLWAVSFILPAGLRAAGDARFTSVTSMLSMWLFRVVLGYVLGIVFGLGVIGVWLAMNCEWGVRGAIFLWRFRGEKWYRHQLV; the protein is encoded by the coding sequence TTGAACCCGCAACTGGCGAAGGCGCGAACGCTAGGCTTACTGGACAAGCATCTATCGGGCGCATCGATGGATTACCGCAAAGTGATTGCCTTGTTCTTTCCCATCCTGATCGACCAGGCTTTCATCGTCGGATTGAACCTGGTGAACACCTCGATGATCAGCTCCTCGGGAGTGGCGGCGATCAGCGCGGTCAGTATGATCGATTCGATCAACGTGTTCCTGATCAACGTTTTCGTAGCCGTGGCGACCGGAGGGACGGTCGTCGTCGCGCAGTACAAAGGCAGCGGCAACGACGCCATGGTTTCCCGGGCGGCGGCGGGCGCCGTAGCGTCCGTCTCGGCGCTGGCCTTGGGGATCGGCCTTCTTCTCGCGATGTTCCACGCGCCGGTACTGAGTGTCTTGTTCGGCTCGGCTTCACCGGACGTCATCTCGAATGCGAAAGTATACCTCATCGGCAGCAGCACGTCCTACCTGGGGATCGGAATCGTCCAGGCGGTCAGCGGGGCGATGCGGGGAATCGGAAAGTCGAGGGTGTCCCTGGCGCTGTCCTTGATCATGAACCTGCTCTACGTTCTGCTCAACGTCGTTTTCGTTCAAATGCTGCACATGGGCGTGTTCGGCATGGCGATCGCGATCAACATCGCCCGGTATGCCGGAGCGTTGTGCGCGATTTATTACGTCCTCAGGATGGACGTCGCGCTTCATCTCCGGTTAAAGGAGCTTTTTTACGTCCCGCTGTCGATGTTCAAGAAGATCATGACGATCGGGCTGCCGTTCGCGGCCGAGCAGATGTTTTTCAACGGCGGCAAAATGCTGACGCAGGTGTTCATCGTCGGCCTGGGTACGAACGCGATCGCGACCAATGCCATCGGCGGCACGATCGCTTTGGTGTATCAGATTCCGGCCGGCGCGATGTCCCTGGCCATCGTGACCGTCGTCGGCCAGTGCATCGGCGGCCGTAATATCGAGGACGCCCGGAAGTTCATCCGGTCGTTTCTCTGGATCGCGTCGTTCTCGTTCGTTCTGATGACCGCGATCCTGATGCCCTTGTTCCACCCGTTGGCCGGTATTTTTCACCCGCCGGCCGAAATCGTCGACGATATTTTCTGGTTGACGCTCATGAACGCCGTGGCTCAAATCCCGCTGTGGGCGGTCAGCTTCATTCTGCCTGCAGGCCTGCGGGCGGCGGGGGACGCAAGGTTCACCTCCGTCACGTCGATGCTCTCCATGTGGCTGTTCCGCGTGGTTCTCGGCTACGTGCTGGGGATCGTTTTCGGCTTAGGCGTCATCGGGGTGTGGCTGGCGATGAACTGCGAGTGGGGCGTGCGCGGCGCGATCTTCCTGTGGCGGTTTCGTGGGGAAAAATGGTATCGGCATCAGCTCGTTTGA
- a CDS encoding putative bifunctional diguanylate cyclase/phosphodiesterase: protein MVQLHVHYNGWVVFLSYVIAVLASYSALVAASKIYRAEGRIRSAWLAAGSFVMGCGVWSMHFVGMLAMHVGVHVHYNLGLTLLSGFASIAASYIAFRATLREEVNLLKLGGGGFFMGMGIVIMHYTGMAAMQTDAVISYEPWILACSVAVALAASYAALYLFRLFRFAPDFNVWKMASSLVMGVAVCGMHYTGMAAARFQSDSAVPGGGSDFDPYLLAAVSVIALVIVGTLIGALFFDRNVLERMAYLDSLTSLPNRHGLHRYFEGRFSAANGGAVLFIDLDRFKTVNDTLGHDVGDLLLQQLAERLRETIAGEEKAELFRLGGDEFLLAWGEPSVEKVEALAVRILRTLKQPFVVNENVLYMTASIGISLAPAHGTERSALMKAADTALYRSKAAGKNRYCIYDENMEREQFRRLELERDLRKAYAERQFFVVYQPKWDSVSDCLSGMEALLRWRHPQLGIISPMEFIPIAEESGLIIPITEWVIDEVCGQNRKWRETGVASVPVSVNMSRRMFESEDLFEVIAASLERYRLQGSTLEIEITESVAMNNSVDVVGQLQRIRALGVRVSMDDFGTGYSSLGSLDEMPVDILKIDQVFIRKSNIQTKRAIISNIIAIARNLELEVVAEGVETKEQMEFLQARGCRLIQGYYYGKPMPPEEFGRWLDQRTMIGTEGR from the coding sequence ATGGTTCAACTTCACGTCCATTATAACGGCTGGGTCGTCTTTTTATCGTACGTCATCGCCGTTCTCGCATCCTACTCGGCCTTGGTGGCCGCCAGCAAAATCTATCGCGCCGAAGGTAGAATCCGGTCCGCTTGGCTCGCGGCCGGTTCTTTCGTTATGGGCTGCGGAGTCTGGTCCATGCATTTCGTCGGCATGCTGGCGATGCACGTCGGCGTGCACGTCCATTACAATCTCGGGCTGACGCTGCTCTCCGGATTCGCCAGCATTGCCGCCTCCTATATCGCTTTCCGAGCGACTTTGCGTGAAGAAGTTAACCTTCTAAAACTCGGGGGCGGCGGTTTCTTCATGGGCATGGGGATCGTGATCATGCACTATACCGGGATGGCCGCCATGCAAACGGACGCCGTCATCTCGTACGAGCCTTGGATCTTAGCATGTTCCGTCGCCGTCGCTTTGGCTGCGTCTTACGCCGCCTTGTATTTATTCCGGCTTTTTCGCTTCGCTCCCGATTTCAACGTCTGGAAAATGGCCAGTTCGCTCGTCATGGGAGTGGCGGTCTGCGGCATGCACTATACCGGAATGGCTGCGGCTCGGTTTCAGTCGGACTCGGCCGTACCGGGCGGAGGGTCCGATTTCGATCCTTATCTGCTCGCCGCCGTTTCCGTGATCGCCTTGGTGATCGTCGGAACGCTGATCGGCGCTTTGTTCTTTGACCGTAACGTGCTCGAGCGCATGGCCTATCTGGACTCCCTGACCTCCTTGCCGAATCGTCACGGCCTCCACCGTTATTTCGAAGGCCGGTTTTCCGCCGCGAATGGGGGAGCCGTGCTCTTCATCGACCTGGATCGCTTCAAAACGGTCAACGATACGCTGGGGCACGACGTCGGCGATCTGCTGCTTCAACAGCTTGCGGAGCGTCTGCGGGAGACGATCGCGGGCGAAGAGAAGGCCGAGCTGTTCCGTCTGGGGGGCGATGAGTTCCTTCTCGCATGGGGGGAACCCTCCGTAGAGAAGGTCGAGGCATTGGCGGTCCGTATCTTGCGAACGTTAAAGCAGCCTTTTGTCGTCAACGAGAATGTCCTGTACATGACGGCGAGCATCGGCATCAGTCTCGCTCCCGCCCACGGAACGGAACGCTCCGCTTTGATGAAGGCGGCGGATACGGCGCTGTACCGGTCTAAGGCAGCCGGTAAAAACCGTTACTGTATTTACGACGAGAACATGGAGCGGGAGCAATTCAGGCGCCTCGAGTTGGAGCGGGATTTGCGCAAAGCCTACGCCGAAAGGCAGTTTTTCGTCGTTTACCAGCCCAAATGGGATTCCGTTTCCGACTGCTTGTCCGGCATGGAAGCCCTTCTGAGGTGGAGACATCCGCAGCTCGGCATCATCTCGCCGATGGAGTTCATTCCGATCGCGGAAGAGTCGGGATTGATCATTCCGATCACGGAATGGGTCATTGACGAAGTGTGCGGCCAGAACCGGAAGTGGCGCGAGACGGGGGTCGCTTCCGTCCCCGTATCGGTGAACATGTCGCGGCGAATGTTCGAAAGCGAGGATTTATTCGAGGTGATCGCGGCATCCTTGGAGCGTTATCGGCTGCAGGGTTCGACGCTCGAAATCGAAATCACCGAATCCGTGGCCATGAATAACTCGGTGGACGTCGTCGGGCAGCTGCAGCGGATACGCGCACTCGGCGTACGGGTATCCATGGACGATTTCGGAACGGGCTATTCTTCGCTGGGATCCTTGGACGAAATGCCGGTGGACATTTTGAAGATCGATCAAGTGTTTATCCGCAAAAGCAATATCCAAACGAAAAGGGCCATCATCAGCAACATCATCGCCATCGCCCGCAACCTGGAACTCGAGGTCGTGGCCGAAGGCGTCGAAACGAAAGAGCAAATGGAGTTCCTTCAGGCGAGAGGCTGCCGTCTTATTCAAGGTTACTATTACGGCAAACCGATGCCTCCCGAGGAATTCGGCCGTTGGCTGGATCAGCGGACGATGATCGGTACCGAGGGACGTTGA
- the map gene encoding type I methionyl aminopeptidase: MIVIKTREQIEKMRKAGEILAACHREIAGMIRPGLTPLEIDKFVERFLAEHGATPEQKGYHGYPFATCASVNDVICHGFPDERPLKNGDIVTIDMVVNLDGWLADSAWSYAVGEISPEADKLLRVAKEALYIGIEKAVVDNRIGDISHAVQKFAEEQGYSVVREFVGHAIGQKMHEEPQVPHYGPAGKGPRLKEGMVITIEPMLNTGVWQSKLDADGWTARTADGGLSAQYEHTIAILPEGPLILTQQ, encoded by the coding sequence ATGATCGTCATCAAAACGCGTGAACAAATCGAAAAAATGAGAAAGGCCGGCGAAATCCTGGCTGCGTGCCATCGCGAAATCGCCGGTATGATCCGACCGGGACTGACGCCGCTCGAAATCGACAAGTTCGTCGAGCGCTTCCTTGCGGAGCACGGCGCCACGCCGGAGCAAAAAGGGTACCACGGCTACCCGTTCGCGACTTGCGCTTCCGTCAACGACGTCATCTGCCACGGGTTCCCGGACGAACGTCCGCTGAAGAACGGGGATATCGTCACGATCGACATGGTGGTGAACTTGGACGGGTGGCTGGCGGATTCGGCTTGGTCCTACGCCGTCGGCGAGATTTCGCCGGAAGCGGATAAGCTTCTTCGCGTCGCGAAGGAAGCTTTGTATATCGGGATCGAGAAAGCCGTCGTCGACAACCGGATCGGGGACATTTCGCATGCGGTCCAGAAGTTCGCGGAAGAACAAGGCTATTCCGTCGTGCGCGAATTCGTCGGCCACGCGATCGGCCAGAAAATGCACGAAGAGCCGCAAGTACCGCACTACGGACCGGCCGGCAAAGGCCCGCGGCTGAAGGAAGGCATGGTCATCACGATCGAGCCGATGCTGAACACCGGCGTATGGCAGAGCAAGCTGGACGCCGACGGCTGGACGGCACGTACGGCGGACGGCGGACTGTCCGCGCAGTATGAGCACACGATCGCCATCCTTCCGGAAGGCCCGCTCATTCTCACGCAGCAATAA